The Brumimicrobium sp. genomic interval AAAATGGACTTATTCAAGAAGCGATCGATTGCTATGAATTCGCTTTTAAGTCTAGCGATAATTATGCATTCCTTACGTTGGCTTTATTAACCCAAGCACGACATAATTAATTTACATCCTCTCTATTACCTCTTTCAAAACAACAGCTTGATTGTGTTCCTCATCTTTTGCCCCATACGTAAGAGTAACTTGTTGCTTTTTTGCAATTGCATGAATCTTCTCTAATAGTTCTTTATTGCTCTTTAGTTCTTCGGAATATTTCTTCTTAAATTCAGCATACTTATCTACTTCATGGTTAAACCATTTACGGAGCGGGGTCGATGGTGCAATCTCTTTCATCCACTCTTCAATATTTGCTTTTTCTTTGGAAACGCCTCTTGGCCAAACACGGTCAACTAAGATTCGGTACCCATCTGTTGGTGAGCTTTCTTCGTAGATTCTTTTTATGGAAATATTTACTGATGCCATAATCTTTCTTTTTAAATAAAACAATCTAGAAAATGAAAGGTTTGTTGCTACTTCACCTTTTTCGTTGCTTTTTTCAACATCTTCATCACCTCTTCCTTATCTTGAGTAGTAGTGATTTCTAAATCGGAAGCTATTTTAAAAGCATCTCTCGCCTTCTCATATTTCTCCATTCGGTAATATAAGACTCCAGCATTATAATGTACATACCAAAAATCAGGATTTAATTGACGATACTCTTCGAGCATGTCTGTATTGATTACTGCTTCTTTATCCTTTAGCCATCTGGATATTTCTTTATCTAAAGTTCTGTATTTTTCATAGTTAGCATATTCTGATGAATATAAAAAAGAATCTGTTGGAATAGTTAAAGAATCTATATGGTGAGACTTATAATCCGTGTTTTTATTTCCAAATATTTCATTTAAATCATAGGCAGTAAAGGCACCCAAATTATATGGGCTAGTAGAAATCCAAATTTGTTTTTTTTCAGGTTTAAATACTACTCCATGGTGACAAATTAATTGGTTAATAGCTTTCTCATTTCCATAGCCAATTTTCTTACCTCCCAATCCATCTTTATCTCGTAAAATGGCTGCCATTTTTGTGGGAGTAATAGGACTGTTTTCATCTAACAACTCCTGCATACGTTCATAGCGATACATAGAATGATAAGTTTCAATACGTTTTTTGTTGCGTTTATCTTTTCTGTATGAGTCACTTTGGAAGTGATTCGAACAAATAATTTCTTCTCCGCTGACTTCATAAACACCAAAGTTTTTAGGTGAAACCTCGATAATAACTACTTTATTGTCTTTGGCACTACTTACCATCAATGCTTCAGAAACAAATACCTCACTTTTTTGTGCAATAGCAATAGCTTCTTCTGTAGTTGAAGCATGTTCTAAGATATTTCTTGCTAAGATGGAAATAGGTTCTTTAGCCGTCCATGGAATTTTAGATTTCCCGGCATTCATAGTAATGGTTAATCCTTCATAATTCATTCCAGATACTACTCCCATCATGCCAGGCCAAGTCACAGAAACAAAAGGAATTCCTTCTTTTGGATTTACAAATAAAACCACTTTGTTTTCTGCAAAACGGTCGCTTAGATAGAAATCAAGATTTCTGCCCAAAATGAGTTCTCCGTCAGCACTACGACTTCCCCAAAGTCCGGCTGAAGTACATTGAACCATAGAAAAATCGACTAAAGCATGTCCAATATCATGTGCTCCATGATAATATAAATTTCGTAGATAAGCAGGACCTATGTAATTATACTCAGAAGTCATATATTTGGCTAGTCCATACAGTTCTACCTGATATTCATTGGGGAAATATTTGTAAATCTTACGGTTGTACCATCCTAAAAACTTTAACAAACGCATTTGCTTCTTTTTATTGGGTACCAAATCATCAATTTTCTCTACAAAGGCATCTTCTTGATAGCGCATTAAAGAATCCATTAATGCTCCACCAATGATTCCTCGTTCCATGGCATCACCTTCAAGATAAAGTTCCCATTGTTGGAATCGATTCTTTAGAAGGTAATTGGAATGATAGGTAAATAAACTGTCATGAACTTTTTGTATCTCTGGTTTGAAATCTTCGCTAGTATAACCTGTGAAATCAGGATAGTGCTCAATTGTTTGTCGAACTTTGCAGCTTGTTATAATTCCAACAACAATGAATATGATTAAACCAAATTGTATATTATCCTTTAATTTCATTTTGAATACGTTGTATAAGCTTCTTTCTACCAATAATTTCAGCACAAGTTGCTACTGCTCCTATAGTTGTTCCTAAAATCCCATGCATATTAATACTTTGTCCTGTCAAATACAAATTTGAAATCTTCGAATTTGGATAAACGAAGGTTTTAAGCGGATTATCTGCATCTTTTGCAAAACCGTACATATTTCCATTTTTACTACCAATATAATCTCGGTAAGAAAGTGGAGTAGAGGCATATACTGATTGAATATGTGTACGAATTCGTGGGAATTTCTTTTCTATTTCAGCAATAATTTGCTCGATTTTCTCTTCTTTGAATGCTTGATATTCTGTTCCTCTGTCATTTTCATTGACAATGGTATTCATCGTTTCTTTCCATTTTTCAACTTCTTTGAAAGACATGTATGTTAAAATGGATAGATTATCAGCATATTCCCTGTTGCTTAAACTTGGTCCCATGGAGAGCATATACATCTCAGGCCATTTCCCTTGGCAGCTTGAAGCATCCCATACACTTTTTTTATCTCTAAAATGATAAATGTTGTAATTGAGATAAGGAAAACTCTCCGGTTTAAATTTGATATAAACGCTAAAAGAAGAAGGAGTAAGCTCTAATTCTTTTATACGATTAGTAAATGATTTTCTAAAATGACCTTTACCAACCAATTTAATGGTAGCATTTAAATCAATATTAGAGATGAATTGTTTAGCGTAGTAATTTACACCGTCAATCGTTGTAACTCCGATTGGTTTTTCTCCTTCATAAATAAATTGTTTTACTTCTTGACGTTTGAAAATTTCGCCATTGTATTTTCGAAGTTGTTTGACTAATAATTTGGAGATTTGACTACCTCCCAACATACAACGCCATGCACTTTGAATGTAAGAGTTAACCGTTAAAGCATGTACATAAATAGGAGTTGTATATGCATTTCCGGCATATAGCAGATTATTTCCAGCTAAGACACATTTTAAATCTTCATTATCAGTTATGGAATCTAAAAATTCTTTCACCGATTGCGAGAAATATTCCATATTATATCCTACCTCATTATCTGCATCTATTTTGACGATATCATATAAAGCAAAAGTGTTGCAAATTTCTTGAATCCGCTTTGAATAGTCGGTAAGTGCTCGTTTTTCGTCAGGAAAATATCGACTCAGTTCCTCCACAAACTTATCATATCCTTGAGCAATGGGGTAGGCAATTGGCTCTTCTCCAAAACTAATTTTATCGAAAGCATCAGCATCCATGGGAGCGATTTTAAGCTCTTCCATAATGCCTAAATATTTGAAATAGTTATAAAGGTTTTCTCCTTTACCTAAACTGCCGATGTAGTGAACACCTGTGTCGAAAATAGTCTTATCGCGTGAGAAAGTTTGTAAACAGCCTCCATATTGATTATTTTTCTCTAGTACACATACGCGATACCCTTCCTTGGCTAAAATAACAGCGGAAGTTAGACCTCCCATGCCACTGCCAATAATGATGATGTCGTAGTGCTGATTCAAGAGCTTTGTTTTAATATCGTATAATCTGAAGTCTGTTCTTCTATTTCGTACCCGAATGTAGTGAAAATATCCAAATATGGAAGTTCTCCTACTAAAACAATTCTATCAAAACGATGGCTGTTTAGCAGGTCTTCAAAAGGCTGGAAATCTTCTAGTTCCGAAGAAATTAGAAGTGTGTTAGTTTTATGCGCATCTAAGGAATCTATATAGTGTAATTTCCTTTTATGAACGAGATAACTTTGTTTTGCAATGTTTCTGAAATACTCATTTTCAATGTAAGTATATACTTTTCTTTTCTGTTGTTGAAGAGTTAGCATTAAATCCCACACACCTAAATCATTGCCTATTCTTAGGATTTCAGCTTGATCTCCAATTTTTGAATTTAGTTTATAATAAATTTCTTTATTTGCTTCAAACTCAGCCTTTCCTTGTTTTTCAATTTCAGGAAGCTTATATAAGAAATTGAGATATATTTTTTGTTTAAAATAGTCAACACCTTCTTTTTCAATTCGAATTTCATCAAATCGTTTGTGGAAGTCACGACTAATTTCTTTAGTAAGTTCTTTTAGATTTCTCTGTTCTGTGGTTTCATCGAAAGTAATTCTCTTTCCAATTTCCAAGTAATGTTCTCCATCAAAGATGATAAAATCTCCTTTTGGCAAGAGATTGGAATTTCCATGAATATAGAGAGGGATGATATCTATATGATGTATTTGAGCTAATAGAAACGCTCCTTTATGAAAACGAGCAATAGAACCAGTTAAAGAACGAGTACCCTCTGGGAAGACAGCTAAGAAGGAACCTTTTTTAATGATTTCGGCTAATTTTTCTTCATCTCCTTGGATTCCATTTTTAGTAGGGAAATAACCAGCGGCTTGAACAGCTTTTCCAAAAATAGGAGAGTGGTATACCCATTCATTCACCATGAAAATAAAAGGAACGGGCATAAAACCAAAGGACAATGTATCTAAGAACGAGGAGTGATTGGCAATTATAATAGCAGGCTTATCAAATTTCTCATTATAAGGGTTGTTTAATACATTTTTCACCCCGTAATTTGAGTACATGACAGACTTTGTCTGTTTGGCAATCACTCTTCTAAATATTTTTAACTTTTTAACTTTATTGTATGGTATAATTGGAAGAATAATCATTCCGAATAATGATGTCATTACACTGATAAAGCCAAAGTAGCCAAACGAAAGGATAGCTGATATTAGCAAACGAAGACTCACAGGAGATTTACCTTTCTCAGGACGTTTTTCTATAAAATATCTGAAGACTCTAGGGTATAACACAAAAGTAATAACCATAGCTGAAGTGATCCCAATTAAGGCTATAGCAGATACCGACTTTAATGCGGGATGTTTAGCAAATATGAGAACGCCAATAGCTAAAACGGTAGTTAAAACTGCTAAAATAATGGAAGTTCTGTAAGTGCTTAGTTCATCTTCACCTGTTGTATATCTCTTTTGTAAGGCGCTTGTCATGAAGATGCTAAAGTCAACACCTAATCCAATAACTAATGTTGTAACAATAGTACTAAAAACATTCAACTCAAAGTTTAAAAGATAAACAAGCGTAGTTGTGAAAAATCCAGTTAAAACGATGGGTGTCATAGCTAATAAGGCTAATTCTATTCTTCTAAAGTAAAACAGCATAATCAGTAAAACAGCAAAGAAAGAGTAATTCATCAGCATTACGAAATCGTCTTTGATTTGTCCTAAGAACTGTTCATTGAGATGTTTTCTGTCTATAGGAATCACGTTTTCTTTCTCTAAACT includes:
- a CDS encoding C45 family peptidase is translated as MKLKDNIQFGLIIFIVVGIITSCKVRQTIEHYPDFTGYTSEDFKPEIQKVHDSLFTYHSNYLLKNRFQQWELYLEGDAMERGIIGGALMDSLMRYQEDAFVEKIDDLVPNKKKQMRLLKFLGWYNRKIYKYFPNEYQVELYGLAKYMTSEYNYIGPAYLRNLYYHGAHDIGHALVDFSMVQCTSAGLWGSRSADGELILGRNLDFYLSDRFAENKVVLFVNPKEGIPFVSVTWPGMMGVVSGMNYEGLTITMNAGKSKIPWTAKEPISILARNILEHASTTEEAIAIAQKSEVFVSEALMVSSAKDNKVVIIEVSPKNFGVYEVSGEEIICSNHFQSDSYRKDKRNKKRIETYHSMYRYERMQELLDENSPITPTKMAAILRDKDGLGGKKIGYGNEKAINQLICHHGVVFKPEKKQIWISTSPYNLGAFTAYDLNEIFGNKNTDYKSHHIDSLTIPTDSFLYSSEYANYEKYRTLDKEISRWLKDKEAVINTDMLEEYRQLNPDFWYVHYNAGVLYYRMEKYEKARDAFKIASDLEITTTQDKEEVMKMLKKATKKVK
- a CDS encoding FAD-dependent oxidoreductase, coding for MNQHYDIIIIGSGMGGLTSAVILAKEGYRVCVLEKNNQYGGCLQTFSRDKTIFDTGVHYIGSLGKGENLYNYFKYLGIMEELKIAPMDADAFDKISFGEEPIAYPIAQGYDKFVEELSRYFPDEKRALTDYSKRIQEICNTFALYDIVKIDADNEVGYNMEYFSQSVKEFLDSITDNEDLKCVLAGNNLLYAGNAYTTPIYVHALTVNSYIQSAWRCMLGGSQISKLLVKQLRKYNGEIFKRQEVKQFIYEGEKPIGVTTIDGVNYYAKQFISNIDLNATIKLVGKGHFRKSFTNRIKELELTPSSFSVYIKFKPESFPYLNYNIYHFRDKKSVWDASSCQGKWPEMYMLSMGPSLSNREYADNLSILTYMSFKEVEKWKETMNTIVNENDRGTEYQAFKEEKIEQIIAEIEKKFPRIRTHIQSVYASTPLSYRDYIGSKNGNMYGFAKDADNPLKTFVYPNSKISNLYLTGQSINMHGILGTTIGAVATCAEIIGRKKLIQRIQNEIKG
- a CDS encoding DUF488 domain-containing protein codes for the protein MASVNISIKRIYEESSPTDGYRILVDRVWPRGVSKEKANIEEWMKEIAPSTPLRKWFNHEVDKYAEFKKKYSEELKSNKELLEKIHAIAKKQQVTLTYGAKDEEHNQAVVLKEVIERM